A region from the Carassius auratus strain Wakin unplaced genomic scaffold, ASM336829v1 scaf_tig00214259, whole genome shotgun sequence genome encodes:
- the LOC113091644 gene encoding repulsive guidance molecule A-like: MHSKRERRGALSRAGWMVMGKGAAPSALQVCQFVVGFLCLFPAATLQCKILKCNSEFWASTSSSGPEEEFCTALRAYNNCVRRTARTCRGDLAYHSAQHGIEDLMSQHNCSKEGPTTQPRARTPPPPVQAPPDANIPSDRPEVCHYERSLPRNAAPPNYTHCGFFGDPHLRTFNDDFQTCKVEGAWPLIHNKYLSVQVTNTPVVPGSSATATSKLTIIFKNFQECVDQKMYHAETDELPAAFADGSKNGGDRHGANTLRIVEKVPGQHVEIQARYIGTTIVVRQVGRYLTFAVRMPEEVVNSVEDQDNQDLYLCLHGCPANQRIDFRSFRARAAESQVLSRGRPGAPINGFTYQSAMAKCKERLPVEDLYFQSCVFDLLSSGDINFTLAAYYAFEDVKMLHSNKDKYHLFEKDTVFNSASEKWAFSVLILISLVVIQLWTGSFSFRL, encoded by the exons GGAGAGGAGAGGAGCGCTGTCCCGTGCTGGATGGATGGTTATGGGGAAAGGAGCAGCACCATCGGCGCTACAAGTCTGCCAGTTCGTTGTTGGGTTTCTCTGTCTGTTTCCAGCAG CAACTCTGCAGTGTAAGATCCTGAAGTGTAACTCTGAGTTCTGGGCCTCCACCTCCAGCTCTGGCCCAGAAGAGGAGTTCTGCACTGCGCTGCGAGCGTATAACAACTGTGTCCGCCGCACTGCCCGTACGTGCCGGGGTGACCTGGCCTACCATTCAGCCCAACATGGTATAGAGGATCTTATGAGCCAACACAACTGCTCCAAAGAAGGTCCCACTACCCAGCCTCGTGCCCGCACACCCCCACCCCCAGTCCAGGCACCACCGGACGCCAACATTCCCTCCGACAGGCCAGAGGTGTGCCATTACGAGCGGAGTCTACCACGTAATGCAGCGCCTCCAAATTACACTCACTGCGGCTTTTTTGGGGACCCACATCTCCGAACATTCAACGATGACTTTCAGACCTGTAAAGTTGAGGGAGCCTGGCCACTGATTCACAATAAGTACCTGTCTGTGCAGGTCACGAACACTCCTGTTGTGCCTGGATCGTCTGCTACGGCTACTAGCAAG CTAACGATCATCTTCAAGAACTTTCAAGAATGTGTAGACCAGAAGATGTACCATGCGGAGACCGACGAGCTTCCTGCTGCATTCGCTGATGGTTCAAAGAACGGAGGCGACCGCCATGGGGCCAACACCTTGCGCATAGTAGAGAAGGTGCCTGGACAACACGTGGAGATCCAGGCACGCTACATCGGCACCACCATTGTAGTCCGGCAGGTTGGCCGCTACCTCACCTTTGCGGTGCGGATGCCAGAGGAGGTGGTGAATTCGGTGGAGGACCAGGACAACCAGGATCTTTACCTCTGCCTGCATGGTTGCCCTGCAAACCAGCGAATAGACTTCAGGAGCTTCAGAGCGCGGGCGGCGGAGAGCCAAGTCTTAAGCAGGGGGCGGCCAGGCGCTCCTATTAATGGCTTCACATACCAGTCAGCCATGGCCAAGTGCAAAGAACGTCTACCAGTTGAGGATCTGTACTTCCAATCCTGTGTTTTTGACCTGCTATCTTCTGGGGACATCAACTTCACTCTGGCGGCCTACTACGCCTTTGAGGATGTTAAAATGCTCCACTCCAACAAAGACAAGTATCACCTCTTTGAAAAGGATACAGTATTCAACTCTGCCTCAGAGAAATGGGCTTTTAGTGTCCTAATCCTCATCAGCCTTGTTGTCATACAGTTGTGGACTGGCTCGTTTTCCTTTCGCCTGTAG